One window of Brevibacterium pigmentatum genomic DNA carries:
- the mvk gene encoding mevalonate kinase, which yields MHNSSQTEPSPAPQGTSQGFAHAKAILFGEHAVVYGSPAVAVPLHGLGVQADIRRSPHQETRIESQLFSGTAQTAPEPMGPVVAGLKAALKAVDDPDAEVELLIRSAIPHSRGLGSSAAVATSVARAVANLHATVFEENTLHEIVQAAETVAHGRPSGIDAWAVAKPAPIRFQSGCAQTIDVGQRLVFVLADSGHHGSTAEAVGGVRARRDADPTRIGGMIDRLAALTDAAVDDIRSGDRATMGARMIEAHGLLGDIGVSTPTLDSLVDAATVAGARGAKLTGGGLGGCVLALADDDDSAEELAEALRKAGAPRTWTTEVRPT from the coding sequence ATGCACAATTCCTCTCAGACCGAACCGTCGCCGGCGCCCCAGGGCACGTCTCAGGGCTTCGCCCATGCGAAGGCGATCCTCTTCGGCGAACACGCGGTCGTCTACGGCTCCCCTGCCGTCGCCGTGCCGCTGCACGGCCTCGGGGTCCAGGCCGATATCCGCCGGTCCCCGCATCAGGAGACCCGGATCGAGAGCCAGCTGTTCTCCGGCACCGCGCAGACCGCTCCGGAGCCGATGGGCCCCGTCGTCGCCGGCCTGAAGGCCGCTCTCAAGGCCGTGGACGATCCCGACGCCGAGGTGGAGCTGCTCATCCGTTCGGCGATCCCCCACAGCCGCGGCTTGGGCTCGAGCGCCGCCGTGGCCACCTCCGTGGCCCGCGCCGTCGCGAACCTGCATGCGACGGTCTTCGAGGAGAACACCCTCCACGAGATCGTGCAGGCCGCCGAGACCGTCGCTCATGGCCGACCCAGCGGAATCGACGCCTGGGCCGTGGCCAAACCCGCCCCCATCCGCTTCCAGAGCGGGTGCGCGCAGACCATCGACGTCGGTCAGCGTCTCGTCTTCGTCCTCGCGGACTCCGGTCATCACGGGTCCACCGCCGAGGCGGTCGGAGGGGTCCGCGCCCGCCGTGACGCCGATCCGACCCGCATCGGCGGGATGATCGACCGTCTGGCCGCGCTCACCGACGCCGCCGTCGACGACATCCGCTCCGGTGATCGGGCGACCATGGGTGCACGCATGATCGAAGCGCACGGCCTCCTCGGCGATATCGGGGTCTCGACCCCGACCCTCGATTCTCTTGTGGATGCCGCCACCGTGGCGGGAGCCCGGGGAGCCAAGCTCACCGGCGGCGGACTCGGCGGCTGCGTGCTGGCCCTGGCCGATGACGATGATTCGGCCGAGGAGCTCGCCGAGGCCCTGCGCAAGGCGGGAGCACCCCGCACCTGGACGACGGAGGTCAGACCGACATGA